The nucleotide window GATGTCCTGCGTGTGGCTGGCTCTATGCTACCTGGTAAGAATAACACTCTTTCCTCTggaacactcactcacatggCCAGCAGACAGATATCCAATCAGTGTTGACTAGCAACACACCCTGCTTATGGGAACTGTTGAGTGTGCGTGGGCTTTGACGACAACGcatgacagcatgtgtgtgtctgtgtctgtgcttgtgcgGCACCGATATCCTAGTGGGTGTGATGTTGTGACCATGTGGAGCCGAAACTGACCAGGAATTACTCTGTCTGTCCCCTTCCTCCAGGCTGCTGCCTCAGGAGTGCCCTGCCCAGTGCAGTTGCCCCAACGTTACCCCCCCAGTGCCCCCCGGGGGTGAGCACAGTCCTGGATGGATGTGGCTGCTGCAGGGTGTGTGCTAAGCAGCTGGGAGAGCTGTGTACCGACAGGGACATGTGCGACCCACACAGAGGACTGGACTGTGACTTTGGCTCCCCGGTCAACCGCAGGATCGGAGTCTGCACTGGTGAGTCACAGCTCTCAGGATAGCCTTCTACGACGCTGGCAGGGGGCTTGATTCTAGTACCGCGGCTGGGGCTGTGTTCTAGATTGTGAGTTTGTCGAAAGTTCGAGAATGTCGAGTTAATATCTAAAGCTAATATCCTTTCTTAAAACGTTGTAATGTTGCTTGAACACAAGACCtgacctctctcttccctcctccagctAAGGAAGAGCcacctgtgtgtttggtgggatGGTCTACAAGAGCGGCGAGTCCTTCCAGAGCAGCTGCAAGTACCAGTGCACATGCCTAGATGGCGCTGTGGGCTGTGTGCCTCTGTGCAGCATGGACATCCGTCTGCCCAGCCCCGACTGCCCCATGCCCCGCAGGGTGAAGGTGCCAGGGAAGTGCTGTGAGGAGTGGTGTGCgacgcccccttcaggcagacCTTCGTTGGTTCCGCTCTCGCCGGTGAGCTCGTACCTGAGCCTGTTTACTGGAACACACGTTTTACTCATTCAGAGTAGGAAACATATTAAGTGTTACAATACAAGTTGTCAATACAGTGACACAAATTTAATTTCCAGTCAGCTTAGCCACGATACTCGTGACACTTCTGTTTCCATGTTGGCTTCCTGTGTGGCCccccagtctgaccctctccccctccttcctctcccccatcaGCGTACCGCGAGGAGGAGACCTATGGTCCCGACCATCCATGATGAGGGAGAACTGCCTGGTCCAGACCACTGAGTGGAGTGCATGCTCCAAGATCTGCGGCCTCGGCATCTCCACTCGTGTTACCATGACAACCGGGAATGCCGTCTGGAGAAGCAGAGCCGCCTTTGCATGGTCCGACCCTGTGAGTCCCACATGGAGCAGAGCATCAGGGTACGTGGAGACActgggaccacacacacacacacatacacacagagacacacattccCACACCTGCTCCAGTATACACAAAGGCGGCCTGTTGATTCatgtctcccctccttcctcctccagaaaGGGAAGAAGTGCATCCGAACCCCTCGGGTCTCCAAACCCATGAAGTTCGAGATCTCGGGCTGCACCACCACCAAGTCCTACCGGCCCAAGTTCTGCGGCGTGTGCACGGACGGGCGCCTGCTGCACGGCCCACAGGACCACCACCCTGCCCATGGAGTTCAAGTGCCCCGACGGCCAGGTGATGAAGAAGCACATGATGTTCATAAAGTCCTGCGCCTGCCACTACAACTGCCCTGGAGAGAACGACGTGTTTGAGTCCATGTACTACAAGAAGATGATAGGGGACATGGCATGAAGAACTGAGGAGAGCTTGGAAGGCCCCCACCACGCGGAccctccccaaccccaacctagACTTCTGACTTGAATCTCCCTGAAACAGATATCCATCTCATCTTACACAGcacaacgtttttttttcttcttccgttTTTCTTTGTGCCATACTTTCATGGCTTGTATtttcaatgtttgtgtgtgtgtgtgtgtgtgtgtgtgtgagagagagaaaagagcgattgagagaggaagagagatgaaagagagagagcgaagaagAGGTGAGCGACAATGGCTCAGTTGCTCTACAGAGAATCCTGCACTAATAGCTGTCCGCTGACAAACTATGTCTTAGCAAGATGGCCGTCCCCTCCatccgccctcctcccctcggaGGACCCCACAGTCCTCACACAAGGCGTTGTCCAACTCCCAGACCCTATCGTGTGAGTGGTTAAAGGTAACTGTAATGACCCCACCCACCAGGGTTCTGGGtgaatgtgtgcctgtgtgagtcactgccccctccccccccttcctaaCCCCCCTCCAGACACAGAGCATAGTGAGCATGCTTCAGGGTTTGCAACAGCACTGAGAAAAGACCTGTTTGTTTGACTAACCGATCTCAGTTGGAGTCggtatttgtgtcaaaaaacTAAGACTGGATGATTTGAAGTTTCATTCCTTTATTTTGTATTAGCAATGCTGTAAATATTGTATCATTTTGTACAGTTGTTTAAGTTAATTAAAAGTttaagtgtttttttgttgattGTTATTTTCTGCTTCAAAGTTTATGAATAGCTTATCTGTTCCCGTAACAAAATTTGTACTATTTTATGAGAAGTGTGACCAAAAGATCACATGTTTTACCTTTTATAGTTTTAATAAAATATTATATTTTTATACAAACACAGCCTTGCTTCATCTTTAAACTCTCTTACTTATAGCTAACAAAAACGAATCATGTTGTGTTGAAATGTCCTCTGACAGACTGTTCTCTGGTTCACATGAACACAGCATCTAATCTTAGACCATTATCTTACTTCATTTTGTACAGATTAATCCAGATTATACAGGAGAGGAATACGTTTAGGACAGTATTAATTGCATGGAATATTTTAGCATTACCTAGAGACAATGAGACAAGTAATAAACACTAGACCAAACTCTCATAGTTTAAACATGACTCTTTGGAAGAAAACCAGAATGATCTCATCATGGCCTGGTTGTCCCTAAACACAGATAGAACACTGTCCGTACAGAATAAACAGTGAGGTCATGGATTCATCGTCCTCCTGTTGGAGAGGCTCAGCCATCACTAAACGGGCTGGCCTTACAGGAGCAAGGTCCAGGAGCGTGGACACACAAGCAGGCCCCACATCAGGGTTATATAAGAGCTGTTCCACAGGCTGGGGTCTCACAGAGTACAACACCTAACAGTGTACCAGAGTTCACAGTCATAAACACATTCCAAGCTGGAGTCCAGTTGAAGAAGCCTTCCTAGCCTTGGAGGGTGGACCTGTCCTAGCTACACTGCTACTCACGGTGAGGCCTTACAGAATTAAAAACAACCAAACCACTTTGTATTAAAAGATTGTTTTATTCACAATAGAAGTGTAACAAATATAGTTTATTAAAATTTGATGCTCATTATGTAATATCATTTAATCCATAGTccatttttatataaatgtaGAATATGGCCATATTTGCCATAAtggtatatatttacattttaataacaagaaaacaaattaacacgaaaaacaaacaaatattatATAACAATTCCTCATATAATTAAAattgcatataaatgaaaataaaactaTGTGCAATGGAATGATTATCAGCAATATTTGTACAGTTAACCTGTCTGAGGCTTTTCACAAATCCATTATTTAATTAATAAACAACAAATCTACCAATAGAAAGGCATTGTAATTCAAGATCTTCAACACAATATCCATAAAACCACAAAAGTTCGATTTTTGGGAAATGATGAACACTGTTGTTGTCTAAGTTCTGTAAGTTCAAACTAACACGTCCaacaggaaaaacaaaacaaggttCTGGTTCGTGTTTGTTTCGTAATGACGTTTCTCTGACTCACTATGTTAGAAAAAGCGCTTCTCCCTAAAACCTGCGTGAGAGGAAGTCGGAAATGGCGGCGCAGAGTCAAACGCCATTTGGGCTCAGGGTGTTTGTGAACAGACTGGAGATGCAGCGATGCCATATCTACAGTGTCACACTGTAAGGGTGATACCTTTCCTATGAGCACAAAACTCTATGTGACTAAACAGATGGCAGCGAAGGATTGAGGCGCGCAGTGAAGATAGAGACCAGGTGGTCTCActagagagactacagagaggagatgagctcaGGACAGAAGAGCAGGGGAACACTAAAGGCATAGAGCCGAGGAGGAAGACTGAAGACAAATATAGAAGACATGAGAAAGAAAACAGAAGAGAGAATCGTAAAAAAAAGTTCCTATATTAAACTGGTGTCAGAGAAACCGTGTCCTGTGTTCCTGTCCAAACACCTGTCTACTTGTCTACTACCCTTCCTATACAGGCCTCTACGGGgaacagctccctctctctgtgaaacAAGGACACTACAGGATTGTTGGTATCGCATTTCGAGTCTGAGTTTATGATGCGTGCGCATGGGTGAGAGAGTAAGTGTGTACGTACGCGggcatgagagtgtgtgtgtgtgttgaagtgtgtgcgcgcgtgtgtgcatcAGTGCGTGAATGCTAGTAAGTTTCTGTCAGTGTATCAGCGCACCGCCcagtcatctttttttttcatcGTTACTGCATGTCGACGCCaggtgtacccccccccccgaccctgaCGTGTCCTCTGATGCTCCCACAGCCTTCCACTGCGGAAGCTTTTTGTGCTTTCCAAGTGTAGGAACTACTAAGAATGCTAACAGAAGACCTATACAGAATCATCACTTCACTTACACTGGTACATTCATATGTTGAATTCCTCCCATGAGATTGGNNNNNNNNNNNNNNNNNNNNNNNNNNNNNNNNNNNNNNNNNNNNNNNNNNNNNNNNNNNNNNNNNNNNNNNNNNNNNNNNNNNNNNNNNNNNNNNNNNNNNNNNNNNNNNNNNNNNNNNNNNNNNNNNNNNNNNNNNNNNNNNNNNNNNNNNNNNNNNNNNNNNNNNNNNNNNNNNNNNNNNNNNNNNNNNNNNNNNNNNaggaggaggaggtggaggaagaggaggaaggagaggcggaGGAAGGAGGAGCCCGAAAGTGCTCAGTTCCACTTAAACGGACTGCAGATGAGATCgctgcaggaggggaggagggaaggaaagagagatggaaagagagataaaagagatggggagggagcaAGAATgaggggctcacacacacacacgcgcacacacacacgcacacacacacacacacacacacacacacacaatgcaaccAGTGCCTAAATTACATGGTTGAACAATGAGTGAGTGATCATGATCACTTTGCTCTGCCTGATAACAGTTTACCACGGAGAGAGGACTTGAAAACGGTGGAGAAAGTGAagagaccgagagacagaggagagagagacaccgtcgagagaagagagagaggggcagagtgcTACATTTTCATGTTTTCCTATAACgataacccccctcccctccaactcCCCCCGGAACACGCACACCCCTCACCCTTCTGGGCAAACTCGGGGTTGCCAGACAGCTTGCTGAGGTGCATGAACTCCAGGTGCAGGGTCCCGTACTCTGCCAGAATACTGCTGCCTCCGGACGCCCACGGCCAGTTCCTCCCTATACcactgggggggggagaaggggaggcagTAGAttggggggagatgggaggacagacaggagaacaAACACCGTCATTATCTTTTCTTCTATCGTCTTTTGGACAACTAATCTCTAACCATTAACagctaactgtctctctgtgtgtgtgtgtgtgtgcatggccttGAATCATTATAGGGGCTGAGAGGAAGATAAACAGCTGGTTGCTAGGGTGACCTTTCTCATATGCCAGGATCATGGTTGGCATTGACGCATGGTATGCCAACACGCACTTCCAcatacacatacttacacacaagaacacacacacacacataaactaacacatacagatacacaaaACCCCAAAACAGACCTTCAGGCAGgaggtgtgtgagcgtgtgtttgtgagtcttTGGCAATGTGTATTCATGAGCTTCTTACCCACCAGTGtcatcactcctcctctctcgctctcacacacacacacacacacgcacacacagaaaaggcTTCTTGATGGCACTCAGGAGCACAGGATGAGAGGGAAGGCGATGAGGAGGAGAGTTAGAGATTAGGCTCTTCATAGATGTTGTAACTCTTTAGAGACTTGGTTTTGCCATAACAACCCCCTTTCCTGAACAATCCTACTTTCTttcccttctcatccctccccccccccatctctctcccccctccatcctcctctactCATCTTCCTCATCAGAATGAGCCAAAACAATTTGTTTTCGATTTCACAGCTGATTACATCATGTCTCCTGAATTGAAGAGAAGCCCACTGAGGAGagcgaggaaaagagagagagagagtggaggagggaagggggaggaagagaaaggcctGCGTCGGGCTCCTTGCCTACTGTTAGTTTCTCTacgcctcttcctccatctctttcatcCCTCTCACCCAGGCGAGAAGGAGATGGATAGATATGTTGTTAGTGGCATAATTACATTCTTTAAATCATGGCTGCTTGGTCCTTGGggctggagatgtgtgtgtgtgtgactatgcgtgtttgtgagtgtgcctgtgtgggtttgtgagtgtgttcaagtgtgtgcgCGTTgtgatgtatgtttgtgtccaggtgtgtaaatgtgtccaggtgtgtgcgtgaggcACCATCAGGGTGAGTTCTCTAcagcaggctgtacagggagctctcctctactccctccAGCTACTGGAACATCTCTTGCCCTGGTCCTAACACTCTCCAACGTACATCTCTCCCTCAGGTCCCAACACCCTCCTCCTTCCAACTCTCCCATAGGTCCCAACACTCTCCATCTAACACATCTGCCCCAGGTCCTAACACCCTCCAACTACTGTAACATCTCTACCCCATGCTGACAAGTCCCCCCCAGGTCCTAACATCAGTCAACTAGCCATCTTAACAGGCCTCGTAAACTCCAGGCTAAGATGCCCAGATCTCAGCCTTGAAGGTGGGGAACACCGACAGAACAATCCCGCCATGTTTCATTCTGATCCCTGACTGAGAGCGAATGAGTTAGCTTTGACCATTAAAGTGTGGAGGACATAGGTCCTAACTGAAGTTCAGTTAGAACACATGGCAACACATTTTCCGATCTACTCATTGATCTTGGAGTGAAAAGAGAAGTTAGAACAGACATCTCATCAGAAGGACGTCAGAATCCCCTGAGGATAACATACTAATGTTGAATTAGAATCAGGTCTGgacttcagtctctctctctctttcttttctgtaACTCTCTCCAGGACGTCCTCGCTCTCCGGTGCCTgtccctgtctttctcactctggTCTCCTGCCACCGCTGAGTAATAAACAGTGATGGTCCAATGTGAATTTGTATGCTTTCAGACTTCCTCTGTGTTGTGTCCTCCCGATCTGGTAAGATCTGTGAGTTCCGTGTTTGAGACGGGGTCCTTGTAACCTTCATGGTGACTGAACTCCCCTGAACTGGACAGGAGCTCCGGTGAACCGAGTTTCATTTCACTATGATTTCCTTTACTAATGATGTCTCTGAAGGTATGCTTCTGTATTGATTTGCTTCATGATCACGACGCATTGAAGAAGCTCTCCAGACCACCCGACCTGTAGAGTGTCAGCAACACTAGAGTCTACTTTGCTGAGTCACTGCCCATTGTGAGCTAGACAATACAAGGATACACTTTAGGCCAATTTGAAAgtaagggagagatgaagggagagggggaaggagggaggcatcaagggaaggtgggaggggagggaaggagagagagaagagagggaggggttgagggaaagagggagagacggaggtccTTGAGTGAAGAGGATAGACGGCAATCAACAGCAACACTCTCCTGTTCCACTTCCAGTTCTCAGGAACAGTGACCCACGCAGGCCACAGTCACAACTGGTGTCCTCCCACACGCCATCAAACACAGCCACGCTCCGTGTCCTGGCTGCCTCCCAGCCGACTCGACTCGCGTGTGCCATGCTCCCTACACGCATGTCGGTGGGGGCGTCGAGCAGGGACGGGGCACGGTTGCCATGGCATCGATGGATCCCTCGCCCTCATCGTCCTCAAAACTGGTATGATTTTCTCACGTTTGCTTCGTGTTATCATCCATCTTGAGAGTTGTGGGAGGTGGGTGATTAGGCTCTTGAGTACAGAGATGAGTATGACAACTTGGTTTCTTGAACTAGAGTCACACCCTGTTCAAGCAGGTGATTCTCTattagataacacacacacacccccacacaacaaaaacacccacacacccacaccaaccaacatacccacacccacacacaccctcccctctggTAGAAAATAATAGCTGGAGATTAAAGTCGCAGCAGTGTATTGTGATGGACATTAGGATCTATAACCCTGGAGGGAGAGATCATCATTTGCATGACAATCAGGCATCCCACGGCAGCAGAGGGAGCTTCTGGAGGGGAGCGGCGTTGTCGCTCAGTGCTGTCATGGGGCTCCGGTAAACGCCGTGCACTCACCGACTGAAAATTGGCCAATTACGTAAAACAATGAATAATGTCTAAAGCTTAGACCCCTGGTGCCTTGTGGGTAATCGTCGACGATGGGACCACATTTGCTAACGTTTCATTACATTAAGCAGCATTCTATTAGATGTGCCTACCACTGGTAGATGCTGCTTCTGATGGAGTTCATCTGTGTAGTTCACTTTGCCAGACAGCAGCATctctagaggtgtgtgtgtgtgcttctagcTTCATCCAGTCAGAAAGATAAAATGAATCAATTtgtctggggctgaggttgagGCCAGAACTGTTTTCGCAacagtttgtgcttgtgtgtgttgagggcggGGCAATGGACCAAATTAGTTTGCTGTGTTTACGGTGATGTCTGGCACTATCTGGAacgttctggtgtttgagtcaGACACGTCATGTGGCATGTGAGACCATCTTTCCTTTTTTCCGTTTCTTTCTCCTCTgatcttctctccctttctctcgttTTTCTttcgcaaatacacacacgcacacacacacgcacaaccgcACGCTCAACAAACGAGagttttctctcacacacacacatcacacacactttcacaaatacacgtgtgtgtgtgccctgaccAGACTCCTTGCCCCAGCCATCTCCCCATTTAATTGAACTGGGTAGGTTAAGTCAAGTCAAACTGCTGTCAGGCTTGGGCAGGAGGCAGAATGTGATTTGGGAATCCTTTATCTGGCTTAGGGTGCTAATACGAGGATAGGAAGTGGGGGGGCCGGAGGGGTGCATGAGGGGTGCGGACCAGAGATAAGAACCAGGGAAGGACTGCAGAATAAATATGCTGGGGTGTCAGAGAGcacaggatgagggagagagaggagagaaagaaggcgAGGAAGGACAAAGAAGCTGGGGGACACTGCAGTGGGAGTGCAGTGTGCACATGGTGATGGAtgagtgaagggggggggtgaaggaagaagagaggaggagaaaaggagagaaagacagagtttaaggaggagagggaagaagaaagagagaagaagaaagagagggagacttcTTTCTCTTCGGAGCCTCACTAGCCACCTGTTCTTGATATTACAGATTCCACACCTCCATCCACCCATTCATTCATCCCTCCATAAGTCTCCTCTTATCCCTCCATGCTCCTACGAGGctcctcagagagagggagggagaggcggagaagaggggaggagggggagaaagactcTTGATTAATCTTTTCACCActtcagagggagagaaaacccTGTGAACTTGTTCTTTTTCAAACATGGTCCGTCTGTCCCCAGAGACGATCTGGGGAGAGCTGAGGAACACCATGACACACTtctagaggggggagggggagcaaggagaggagagggggatgagaagaggatgaggagaggagagggggatgagaagaggatgaggagagggggatgaggagaggagagggggatgaggagaggatgaggagatgagagggggatgaggagaggaaaggggggatgaggagaggagcaaagagaggatgagggaaggagcaaggagaggatgaggagagggggttgaggagaggagcgaggagaggagagggggatgaggagaggatgaagagagttAGGGAGgttgagaggaggtgaggaggagaaaggccAGGGCTTTGAGAGATGAGCTCAGAGACCTGCTAAAGAGCTGTGGCGAGCTTCACTcccacaggtcacacacacacatacacacactccctgtctctcaagCTGTTGACTACTAAATCAGCAAAACTTCCACTACAACAAAGAAGAAACACCCCTAAAGATACCATATAATATGTGAGAATATTTATAATTATTCCTGCATTTAAAAGGATACTCATGGTTCAGACTCTCAATCATTATGCTTTGATGTTACTTCGAGAACAAAAACAACGACACTTATTACAAGTTTCCTCAAGCAAAATTAAAAAGCAGCGTTTTCCTTTTCAGATGAAGGAATAAATTCATGTAGAACCACTATTTTGTAGTTTAGTGTCTTTGATGGGGATTTAATAAAGTTTAAGCTTTTTAGAGGACAACATCTATGTAGTTTGTAAGCCCTAATTAAATACTTCTATTCCTCTGATGTTAATCTGTTTGATTTACAGTACggtactgtttgtgtgtttgtttaggtgtgtgtgtgtgagagaaagagaaagagagagagagagggagagagggagagaaacggaCCCTCAACAGAGTGTGACCGGGGGGAACAGAAGCACAGAGGGACCACAGACGAGGCACCTCTAGGGAATCAATACATCAGATCAAatcatgtttctctctcccttctcaggTTCCAACTGATCGACATGCAGCTGGTCACGTGACCCGAACCGTGCGCTACTGATAAGTAACGATCTGTGTTCAAACCTGCTTTCAGCACTCATCGATATTGTCATCATctgccctgtcctgtctgctgctCCTGGAGAGCTGCTGTGGAGCAATAAAGCTTTCATCATGACACTCACACAGGAAGTGCTGTGGTCAGAAAATGACATTGAATCCTGCATTGTTCATCAATCAATATGTTTTGGGATCGAtctgagagaggaggctggggaggctgggctGGTCAGAGACACGTGACTGGGCTGGACActaggggaggggtgggagggggggggggaggattgcaaggaagaggaggtgcgGCAAGAG belongs to Osmerus mordax isolate fOsmMor3 chromosome 8, fOsmMor3.pri, whole genome shotgun sequence and includes:
- the LOC136947615 gene encoding LOW QUALITY PROTEIN: CCN family member 2-like (The sequence of the model RefSeq protein was modified relative to this genomic sequence to represent the inferred CDS: inserted 3 bases in 3 codons; deleted 1 base in 1 codon), giving the protein MSCGMSNMMVMSCVWLALCYLCPPGVSTVLDGCGCCRVCAKQLGELCTDRDMCDPHRGLDCDFGSPVNRRIGVCTGRATCVFGGMVYKSGESFQSSCKYQCTCLDGAVGCVPLCSMDIRLPSPDCPMPRRVKVPGKCCEEWXCDAPFRQTFVGSALAAYREEETYGPDXSMMRENCLVQTTEWSACSKICGLGISTRVTXDNRECRLEKQSRLCMVRPCESHMEQSIRKGKKCIRTPRVSKPMKFEISGCTTTKSYRPKFCGVCTDGRCCTAHRTTTLPMEFKCPDGQVMKKHMMFIKSCACHYNCPGENDVFESMYYKKMIGDMA